One Paraburkholderia aromaticivorans genomic region harbors:
- a CDS encoding F0F1 ATP synthase subunit epsilon gives MATIKVDVVSAEEQIFSGQAKFVALPGEAGELGILPGHTPLITRIRPGAVRIEAENGEEEFVFVAGGILEIQPGAVTVLADTAIRGKDLDEAKAEDARKRAEEALQNTGSNLEYATAQAELAYATAQLAAIQRLRKLRGQN, from the coding sequence ATGGCAACAATCAAGGTAGACGTCGTCAGCGCGGAAGAGCAGATCTTCTCGGGCCAGGCGAAGTTCGTCGCGCTGCCGGGCGAAGCAGGTGAACTCGGCATTCTGCCGGGCCACACCCCGCTCATCACGCGGATTCGTCCGGGTGCGGTGCGCATCGAAGCTGAAAACGGTGAGGAAGAGTTTGTCTTCGTCGCCGGCGGCATCCTCGAAATCCAGCCGGGCGCTGTGACGGTTCTCGCCGACACGGCTATCCGCGGCAAGGATCTCGACGAAGCCAAGGCTGAAGATGCACGCAAGCGTGCGGAAGAGGCGCTGCAGAACACGGGTTCGAACCTCGAATACGCAACCGCGCAAGCGGAACTGGCGTACGCGACGGCTCAGCTCGCTGCGATTCAGCGTCTGCGCAAGCTGCGCGGTCAGAACTAG
- the atpD gene encoding F0F1 ATP synthase subunit beta, with protein sequence MSTTALVEGKIVQCIGAVIDVEFPRETMPRIYDALILEGSELTLEVQQQLGDGVVRTICLGASDGLRRGTTVKNTGKPISVPVGKPTLGRIMDVLGRPIDEAGPINSDVVRGIHQKAPAFDELSPSTELLETGIKVIDLICPFAKGGKVGLFGGAGVGKTVNMMELINNIAKEHGGYSVFAGVGERTREGNDFYHEMKDSNVLDKVALVYGQMNEPPGNRLRVALTGLTMAEHFRDEGLDVLFFVDNIYRFTLAGTEVSALLGRMPSAVGYQPTLAEEMGKLQERITSTKTGSITSVQAVYVPADDLTDPSPATTFGHLDATVVLSRDIASLGIYPAVDPLDSTSRQIDPNVIGEEHYAITRGVQQTLQRYKELRDIIAILGMDELAPEDKLAVARARKIQRFLSQPFHVAEVFTGSPGKYVPLKETIRGFKMIVEGECDHLPEQAFYMVGTIDEAFEKAKKIQ encoded by the coding sequence ATGAGTACTACTGCTTTGGTAGAAGGCAAGATCGTACAGTGCATCGGCGCGGTGATCGACGTGGAATTTCCGCGTGAAACCATGCCGAGGATTTACGACGCGCTCATTCTCGAAGGTTCGGAACTGACCCTCGAAGTTCAACAACAGCTGGGCGACGGCGTCGTCCGTACCATTTGTCTGGGTGCATCGGACGGTCTGCGCCGCGGTACGACGGTGAAGAACACCGGCAAGCCGATCAGCGTGCCGGTCGGCAAGCCGACCCTCGGCCGGATCATGGACGTGCTGGGTCGCCCGATCGACGAAGCCGGCCCGATCAACTCGGACGTGGTTCGCGGTATTCACCAGAAGGCTCCGGCGTTCGACGAACTGTCGCCGTCGACGGAACTGCTCGAAACCGGCATCAAGGTTATCGACTTGATCTGCCCGTTCGCGAAGGGCGGTAAGGTTGGCCTGTTCGGTGGCGCCGGCGTGGGCAAGACCGTGAACATGATGGAACTGATCAACAACATCGCTAAGGAACACGGTGGTTACTCCGTGTTCGCCGGTGTTGGCGAGCGTACCCGCGAAGGGAACGACTTCTATCACGAAATGAAGGACTCGAACGTTCTCGACAAGGTCGCGCTGGTGTACGGCCAGATGAACGAGCCGCCGGGCAACCGTCTGCGCGTCGCGCTGACCGGTCTGACGATGGCTGAGCACTTCCGTGACGAAGGTCTCGATGTGCTGTTCTTCGTCGACAACATCTACCGTTTCACGCTGGCAGGCACGGAAGTGTCGGCACTGCTCGGCCGTATGCCGTCGGCAGTGGGCTATCAGCCGACGCTGGCTGAAGAAATGGGTAAGCTGCAAGAGCGTATTACGTCGACCAAGACCGGCTCGATCACGTCGGTTCAGGCCGTGTACGTCCCTGCGGATGACTTGACCGACCCGTCGCCGGCCACGACTTTCGGCCACTTGGACGCAACGGTCGTGTTGTCGCGTGACATCGCTTCGCTGGGTATCTACCCGGCGGTCGACCCGCTCGATTCGACCTCGCGTCAGATCGACCCGAACGTGATTGGCGAAGAGCACTACGCAATCACGCGCGGCGTGCAGCAAACGCTGCAGCGCTACAAGGAACTGCGCGACATTATCGCGATTCTGGGCATGGACGAACTGGCGCCGGAAGACAAGCTCGCCGTGGCGCGCGCTCGTAAGATCCAGCGTTTCCTGTCGCAGCCGTTCCACGTCGCTGAAGTGTTTACGGGTTCGCCGGGCAAGTACGTGCCGCTGAAGGAAACGATTCGTGGCTTCAAGATGATCGTTGAGGGCGAGTGCGACCACCTGCCGGAACAAGCGTTCTACATGGTCGGCACGATCGACGAAGCCTTCGAAAAGGCCAAGAAGATCCAGTAA
- the atpG gene encoding F0F1 ATP synthase subunit gamma — protein MAGMKEIRGKIKSVQNTRKITKAMEMVAASKMRRAQERMRAARPYADKVRDIAAHMSRANPEYRHPFMVSNEGAKAAGIILVTTDKGLCGGMNTNVLRASLQKFKELEGHGKTIEATAIGTKGLGFLNRLRAKVVSNVVHLGDTPHLEKLIGAVKVQLDLYSEGKVSAVYLAYTRFVNTMKQEPVIEQLLPLSADQFERKEEDGTTPSTQWDYIYEPDAQAVVDELLVRYVEALVYQAVAENMASEQSARMVAMKAASDNAKTVINELQLVYNKSRQAAITKELSEIVGGAAAV, from the coding sequence ATGGCTGGAATGAAGGAAATTCGCGGCAAGATCAAGAGCGTGCAAAACACGCGCAAGATCACGAAAGCGATGGAGATGGTGGCCGCATCGAAGATGCGCCGCGCTCAGGAGCGCATGCGCGCTGCTCGCCCGTATGCCGACAAGGTCCGCGATATCGCTGCACACATGAGCCGTGCGAACCCGGAGTATCGTCACCCGTTCATGGTGTCGAACGAAGGCGCGAAGGCGGCTGGCATCATCCTCGTCACGACCGATAAAGGTCTGTGCGGCGGCATGAACACCAACGTGCTGCGCGCGTCGCTGCAGAAGTTCAAGGAACTGGAAGGCCACGGCAAGACGATCGAAGCAACCGCGATCGGCACCAAGGGTCTGGGTTTCCTGAATCGTCTGCGCGCCAAGGTGGTGTCGAATGTCGTGCATCTGGGCGATACGCCGCATTTGGAAAAGCTGATCGGCGCGGTGAAGGTGCAGCTCGACCTGTACTCGGAAGGCAAGGTTTCGGCGGTGTACCTGGCGTACACGCGCTTCGTCAATACGATGAAGCAGGAGCCGGTGATCGAGCAACTGCTGCCGCTGTCGGCAGATCAGTTCGAGCGCAAGGAAGAAGACGGCACGACGCCGAGCACGCAGTGGGACTACATCTACGAGCCGGATGCGCAGGCAGTGGTGGACGAACTGCTGGTGCGTTATGTCGAAGCGCTGGTCTATCAGGCCGTCGCGGAAAACATGGCATCGGAACAGTCGGCACGAATGGTCGCAATGAAGGCCGCTTCGGACAACGCGAAGACGGTCATAAACGAACTGCAGCTCGTGTACAACAAGAGCCGTCAGGCCGCGATCACGAAAGAACTGTCGGAAATCGTCGGTGGCGCGGCGGCTGTTTGA
- the atpA gene encoding F0F1 ATP synthase subunit alpha → MQLNPSEISELIKSRIQGLEASADVRNQGTVISVTDGIVRIHGLSEVMQGEMLEFPGNTFGLALNLERDSVGAVILGEYEHISEGDVVKTTGRILEVPVGPELLGRVVDALGNPIDGKGPVNAKKTDAIEKIAPGVIWRKSVSEPVQTGLKSIDAMVPVGRGQRELIIGDRQCGKTAVAVDAIINQKGKNLFCIYVAIGQKASSIMNVVRKLEETGAMEYTIVVAASASESAAMQYLAPYAGCTMGEYFRDRGQDALIVYDDLTKQAWAYRQISLLLRRPPGREAYPGDVFYLHSRLLERAARVSEDYVEKFTNGEVKGKSGSLTALPVIETQAGDVTAFVPTNVISITDGQIFLETDLFNAGIRPAINAGVSVSRVGGAAQTKVVKKLSGGIRTDLAQYRELAAFAQFASDLDEATRKQLERGRRVTELLKQPQYQPLQVWELAVALFAANNGYLDDLEVAQVLPFEKGLRDYLKTKHADLIKRVEDTKELSKDDEALLHTALKDFKKSGAY, encoded by the coding sequence ATGCAACTCAATCCCTCTGAGATCAGCGAACTGATCAAGAGCCGGATCCAGGGCCTTGAAGCGAGCGCAGACGTTCGCAACCAAGGCACCGTGATCTCCGTGACCGACGGTATCGTGCGTATCCACGGCCTGTCAGAAGTGATGCAGGGCGAAATGCTCGAATTCCCGGGCAACACCTTCGGTCTCGCACTGAACCTCGAGCGCGACTCGGTCGGCGCCGTGATTCTGGGTGAGTACGAACACATTTCGGAAGGCGACGTGGTCAAGACGACCGGCCGCATTCTGGAAGTGCCGGTGGGTCCGGAACTGCTCGGCCGCGTGGTCGACGCACTCGGCAACCCGATCGACGGCAAGGGCCCGGTCAACGCGAAGAAGACCGACGCAATCGAAAAGATTGCTCCGGGCGTGATTTGGCGTAAGTCGGTTTCGGAACCGGTCCAAACCGGTCTGAAGTCGATCGACGCGATGGTGCCGGTTGGCCGTGGCCAGCGCGAGCTGATCATCGGCGACCGCCAGTGCGGCAAGACCGCAGTCGCAGTCGACGCGATCATCAACCAGAAGGGCAAGAACCTCTTCTGTATTTACGTCGCGATCGGCCAGAAGGCTTCGTCGATCATGAACGTGGTGCGCAAGCTGGAAGAAACCGGCGCGATGGAATACACGATCGTCGTGGCCGCTTCGGCTTCGGAATCGGCGGCCATGCAGTACCTCGCGCCGTACGCCGGCTGCACGATGGGCGAATACTTCCGCGACCGCGGTCAAGACGCGCTGATCGTTTATGACGATTTGACCAAGCAAGCTTGGGCATACCGTCAGATCTCGCTGCTGCTGCGCCGTCCGCCGGGCCGTGAAGCTTATCCGGGCGACGTGTTCTATCTGCACTCGCGTTTGCTGGAGCGTGCTGCTCGCGTGTCGGAAGACTACGTCGAGAAGTTCACCAACGGTGAAGTGAAGGGCAAGAGCGGTTCGCTGACGGCACTGCCGGTCATTGAAACACAAGCCGGCGACGTGACCGCATTCGTTCCGACGAACGTGATCTCGATTACCGACGGCCAGATCTTCCTGGAAACCGACCTCTTCAACGCAGGTATCCGCCCGGCAATTAACGCCGGCGTGTCGGTGTCGCGCGTCGGTGGTGCGGCTCAGACGAAGGTCGTGAAGAAGCTGTCGGGCGGTATCCGTACCGACCTCGCGCAGTACCGTGAACTGGCTGCGTTCGCGCAGTTCGCCTCGGACCTCGACGAAGCCACCCGCAAGCAACTGGAGCGCGGCCGCCGCGTGACGGAACTGCTGAAGCAGCCGCAATATCAGCCGCTGCAAGTGTGGGAACTGGCTGTCGCGCTGTTCGCAGCGAACAACGGCTACCTCGACGATCTGGAAGTTGCGCAAGTGCTGCCGTTCGAAAAGGGCCTGCGCGACTACCTGAAGACGAAGCACGCTGACCTGATCAAGCGCGTCGAAGACACCAAGGAACTCTCGAAGGACGACGAAGCCCTGCTGCATACGGCTCTCAAAGACTTCAAGAAGTCCGGCGCTTATTGA
- a CDS encoding F0F1 ATP synthase subunit delta, which produces MAELATIARPYAEALFGVAEAGDIAAWSTLVQELAQVARLPEVLSIASSPKVSRAQVSELLLAAVKSPLKDNAQAKNLVQMLVDNHRLQLLPEIAVQFEELKNAREGAADVLIVSAFPLEGAQLNDLVASLERKFKRKLKPTVEVDSSLIGGVRVTVGDEVLDTSVRARLASMQTALTA; this is translated from the coding sequence ATGGCCGAACTTGCAACCATCGCCCGTCCGTACGCAGAAGCGCTGTTTGGCGTGGCCGAAGCTGGTGACATCGCCGCCTGGTCCACGCTCGTGCAGGAGCTGGCACAGGTTGCGCGTCTGCCCGAAGTGCTGTCGATTGCCTCGAGCCCGAAAGTAAGCCGCGCCCAAGTCAGCGAACTGCTGCTGGCTGCGGTCAAGTCGCCGCTCAAAGACAACGCGCAAGCGAAGAATCTGGTGCAAATGCTGGTGGACAACCATCGTCTGCAATTGCTGCCGGAAATCGCTGTGCAGTTCGAAGAGTTGAAGAACGCCCGCGAAGGCGCGGCCGATGTGCTGATCGTCAGCGCATTCCCGCTCGAAGGCGCGCAGTTGAACGACCTCGTCGCAAGTCTCGAACGCAAGTTCAAACGCAAGCTGAAGCCGACGGTTGAAGTCGACTCGTCGTTGATCGGCGGCGTGCGCGTGACGGTCGGCGACGAAGTGCTCGATACCTCGGTCCGCGCGCGGCTTGCCAGCATGCAGACGGCTCTGACGGCCTGA